The genome window CCGGAAGTGCCGATCATGGATGGCAGCGCCGGGCCGTTTGTCTTCCTGTTGCAGTCCGCCGGGGTGCAGGAGCAGGACGCACCTAAGCGCTTTATCCGTATTAAACGCCCCGTTCTGGTGGAGGACGATGATAAGTGGGCCAAGTTTGAGCCGTTTGACGGCTTCAAGGTTTCGTTCAGCATCGATTTCGATCATCCCGCCTTTCACGGCCGCGCCAAGCAGGCGACTATCGATTTTTCCACGACCTCGTTCGTGAAAGAAGTCAGTCGTGCCCGTACGTTTGGTTTTATGCGCGACATCGAGGCCCTGCGCGCCAACAATCTGGCGCTGGGCGGCAGTATGGAAAACGCTATCGTGGTGGACGATTACCGCATTCTCAATGATGATGGGCTGCGCTACGAAGACGAATTCGTCAAACACAAGGTCCTGGACGCCATCGGCGATCTTTACCTGCTGGGGCGCAGCCTGATCGGGGCCTTTAGTGGCCATAAATCGGGCCACGCCCTGAATAATCAGCTGCTCAGAACCCTGATGGCGCAGGAGGATGCCTGGGAACTGGTGACCTTCGAAGATGGCGAGCAGGCACCCATTTCCTTTATGCAGCCCTTGCTGGCGACTTGAGAGTCGTAATTTAGACATTAGTCGCACTTTTCTTTGTCAGCGGCCATCAAGCAACTCATTGAATAGCCGTTGAATAATAATGTATGCATTAAGCTTGGTTACGGCCGTGTTGTGACAGCCGCCTCAGGGCATTTTTGAGCTTGGGGTCGGTGATGGCTTCGGCTAACTCGGCAATCAAGCGGGACGATTGTGATGACAGGCGCGGCCGGCGTTGGCTGTTGGATTGAGGCCGTTGTGGTTGGGTGGTGGGCACGACCTGACTAACGACCGATTTTATCCTAAAATCATGATAGGCTTTGATAATTTTGGGATGCAACAGGCGCAAACGGGTGGCCCAGGCCGGCGACGAGACTAGGATCACGAGTCGGTCTCGGTCAAGCGCGGCGATGCTGCACTGGCGCGCCAAGGGTGTGGGCAGCAAGTGTTGCAAGCGTGCGTTGAGGACGCGCAGATTGTCGATGCGGCGCATGAGTTGTCGCAGACCGGCGCTGGATTGGTCGGCTGCCAGGATGTTTTTGACTGAGGTCGGTGATTTCAAAGCTGACTTCCTGATCAACGAATGACTAAGGACGGAGCTAAGCGGCGAAATTATGGGTATCATTTTAATACCGAAAAGCTCGAAAGGCGTGGCACGAAGAGTTAGCCGCCGCGCCGCATTGTTGATGATATCAGCCTTGCTACTGACTGTGCCCGCCGCCACATTATTCACCGGTTATTATTTGGGCTTGCATAATACCGCCGAGCAGAAAGAGATGCTCTCCGCCGGATTGCGTGCCGAGTTGGAGCAGCAGCGCCGGGAACTGGATGCCAGCAAACAGCGCGCCCAGGAAAATATTAATGCGCTGACTTTGCGTCTGGCGCAGCTGCAATCCCGCGTGGTGCGGCTCGATGCCATGGGTGAGCGGCTCACCGAGATGGCCCAGCTGGACAAGGGCGAGTTCGATTTTCAGACGGCTCCCGCCCAGGGGGGGCCGGCCGCCGATGACTTGCTGGCACAGGCGGATCTGGATGATTTCATGGCGTCCTTCCAGGATTTGAGCAAACAGCTGGATGATCGCGAGCAGCAATTGGCGGTATTGGAATCCATGTTGATGACGCGCAACCTGGAAGACGAGGTGTTTCCCGCCGGCTTCCCGGCGGAAAAAGGTTGGGTTTCTTCATTTTTCGGCACCCGTACCGATCCCTTTACCGGCCGCCCGGCGCGTCATGAGGGGGTGGATATCGCCGGCAAGCTGGGCACCAAGATTCTGGCCGTTGCCGCCGGCGTCGTGACCTGGTCCGGCGACCGTTACGGGTACGGCACCATGGTCGAGATCAACCACGGCAACGGTTATATCACCCGTTACGCGCATCATAGCGAGAACCTGGTTGAGGTGGGGGACACGGTCAAAAAGGGCCAGGCGATCGGCCTGATGGGGTCCAGCGGTCGTTCCACAGGTCCGCATGTGCATTTCGAGGTTCTGCGTCATGGCCGGGTGGTCGATCCGATCAAGTATGTGCGTAGTAGCGCCCGTCGCTAGAGCGACGGAACTCTTTTCCCTCAAAATCATCTAGTTTATTTTCTAAATAGGGCGATTTGTTTTATGATCGCTCTGCGATGCGCAGTCCGTGCGCGCTTATATTTTGACAAGATTTCTAGGGGCCAATGGTTACTAAGTTATTGAAAAAAGTCTTCGGCAGTCGCAATGAGCGGCTGTTGAAGCGCATGCAAAAGGTCGTCTTGCAGGTCAATGCGCTGGAGGATGGGATCGCCGCCTTGGCGGATGACGAGCTCAAGGCCAAGAGCGCCGAGTTTCGTCAGCGTCTGGCGGACGGCACCAACCTGGAGGCCATTCTGCCAGAGGCCTTTGCCGTGGTGCGCGAGGCCGGCAAGCGCGCCTTGGGCATGCGCCACTACGATGTTCAGCTCATTGGTGCCATGGTCCTGAACGAGGGCAACATCGCTGAGATGCGCACCGGCGAGGGGAAGACCTTGGTGGCCACCCTGGCGGTTTATCTCAATGCCCTGGAAGGCAAGGGTGTGCACGTCATCACCGTCAACGATTACCTGGCCCAGCGCGACGCCAAGTGGATGGGGCAGGTGTACGAATTCCTGGGTATGACGGTCGGCGTAATCCTGTCCGGCCAGGATACCGAGGCGAAACGTGCCGCCTATGCCGCGGACATCACCTACGGCACCAATAACGAATACGGTTTCGACTACCTGCGCGACAACATGGCCTTCCGCGTTACCGACAAGGTGCAGCGCGAACTCAATTTCGCCGTGGTGGACGAGGTGGACTCCATCCTCATCGACGAGGCGCGCACGCCGCTGATTATCTCGGGGCCGACCGACGACAACTCCGAGCTCTACGTCAAGATGAACACGCTCATTCCTAATTTGGTGAAGCAGGAGGAGGAAGAGGGGCCGGGTGATTATTCCGTGGACGAAAAGGCCAAGCAGGTATTCCTCACCGAAGAGGGCCACCAGAAGGTGGAAGAGATGCTGCTCCAGAACGACCTGTTGCAAGAAGGCGAGAGCCTCTATGACGCCGCCAACATCGCCCTCATGCACCATCTCAATGCCGCATTGCGCGCCCATGCCTTGTTCCAGCGTGACGTGGATTACATTGTCCAGAACGGCGAGATCGTCATCGTTGACGAATTCACCGGCCGCACCATGCCCGGGCGACGCTGGTCCGACGGCCTGCACCAGGCCATCGAGGCCAAGGAGGGGGTGAAGATCCAAAACGAGAACCAGACCCTGGCCTCCATCACCTTCCAGAACTATTTCCGCCTTTACAACAAACTTGCCGGCATGACCGGCACCGCCGACACCGAGGCCTACGAATTTCAGGAAATCTACGGTCTGGAAGTGGTGGTGATCCCGCCCAACAAGCCGACCCAACGCAACGATATGGGCGACCTGGTCTACCTCAACCAGCAGGACAAATTCAACGCCATTCTCGAGGACATCAAGGATTGCCACGGCCGCGGCCAGCCGGTGCTGGTGGGCACCACCTCCATCGAGGTCTCCGAGCTGTTGTCGGGCGTTTTGAGCAAAAGCAAGATCAAACACGAGGTGCTTAACGCCAAGCAGCATGCGCGCGAAGCCGAGATCGTGGCCCAGGCGGGCAGCCCCGCTGCGGTCACCATCGCCACCAACATGGCCGGCCGCGGGACCGACATCGTCCTGGGCGGCAGTCTCGATGTCGAGTTGGAAAAGGTTGACGCCGGTGATGAGGTGGCGGTCAAGCGTATTCGTTCCGAATGGCAGCAGCGTCACGATCAGGTGCTGGAGGCCGGCGGCCTGCACATCATCGGCACCGAGCGCCATGAATCACGCCGCATTGACAACCAGCTGCGCGGCCGCTCCGGGCGCCAGGGCGACCCCGGCTCCTCACGCTTTTATCTGTCGCTGCAAGACAACCTGATGCGCATCTTCGCCTCTGATCGTGTCTCTTCGATCATGCAGAAACTGGGTATGGAAGAAGGCGAGGCCATCGAACACCCCTGGGTGAGCAAGGCCATCGAGAACGCCCAACGTAAGGTCGAGGGGCACAACTTCGATATTCGTAAGCAACTCCTCGAATACGACGATGTGGCCAACGACCAGCGCAAGGTGATCTACGAACAACGCAACGAATTAATGGCCTCGGACGATATCTCCGACGCCATCAAGGGCATCCGCCACGACGTGGTCAACGAGGTCATCAGCAGCTTCGTGCCGCCGCAGAGTCTCGAGGAACAATGGGATGTACCCGGTTTGGAGCAGGCCCTTGAGCATGAATTCGGCCAACGCATGCCCATACAGCAATGGTTGGATGAAGACGACGAACTGCACGAAGAGACCCTGCGCCAGCGCATCCTGGACGAGATCGAGGCGGCCTACCAGAAGAAAGAGGAACAGGCCGGCAGCGAGGTGCTGCGCCATTTCGAAAAGGCGGTGATGCTGCAGGTGCTCGACACCCAGTGGAAGGACCATCTGGCGGCTATGGACTATCTGCGCCAGGGTATCCACCTGCGCGGCTATGCCCAGAAAAACCCCAAGCAGGAATATAAACGCGAAGCCTTCGAGATGTTTACCCAATTGCTGGAGCGCATCAAGCACGAGGTGGTGAGTATCATCTCCAAGGTGCAAGTGCAGACCCAGGCCGATGTGGAAGCGGTGGACGAGCAGCGCCGCAGCCAAGGCAAGATGCAGTTCCAGCATGCCCAGGCCTCGGCCCTGCCGGACGCCGACGTCGAGGCGGACCAAGGCGAGCACCCTGAACCCTTTGTGCGTGAAGGCCGCAAGGTCGGTCGCAACGAGCCCTGTCCCTGTGGTTCGGGCAAAAAGTATAAACAGTGCCACGGTAGGCTGAGCTGATTACCATGCCGGTCGGCCTGTCTGGGTTGCCCGAATTGCTGCCGGTCAGCGGGGTACGTTGGGGCGTGGCCGAGGCCGCCATCAAACGCCCCGGGCGCAATGACGTGGCCCTGATGGAGATCGCGCCGGATTCAAGCGCGGCGGCGGTTTATACCCGCAATGCCTTCTGTGCCGCGCCGGTGAGCGTGGCCAAGCGCCATGGTGCCGCCCAGGCCACGCGTTATCTCCTTATCAACAGCGGCAATGCCAATGCCGGTACCGGCGCGCCCGGCCTGCAGGCGGCGCTGGACAGCTGTCGCGCCGTCGCTGAGCTGGGCCACTGTCAGCCCGAGGCGGTATTGCCCTTTTCCACCGGTGTCATCGGTGAACCCCTGCCGCTGGAGCGTATCCGCCGGGCCCTGCCTCAGGCGCTCGCCGGTCTGAGCGAGCAGGGCTGGGAAGCGGCCGCCCGCGCCATTATGACCACCGACATCGTGCCCAAAGGTATCTCCAAGCAGCTCGTGCTGAACGGCAAGCGCGTCACCATCACCGGCATCGCCAAAGGATCGGGCATGATCAGACCGGACATGGCCACCATGCTGGCCTATCTGGCCACCGACGCCGGTGTGGCGCAGGCGCTTTTGCAACAAACCCTGCGGCAGGCCGCCGACCGTTCATTCAACAGCATCACCGTGGATGGCGACACCTCCACCAATGACGCCTGTGTGCTGGTGGCGACAGGCCAGGCGGGGGTGACGTTTGCATCTGAAACCGATGCCGGATTCGCCGAGTTCGACGCCGCCGTCACCCAGGTGTGTCAGGCCCTGGCCCAGGCCATCGTGCGCGATGGCGAGGGGGCGACCAAATTTATCACCATCGATGTCCAAGGCGGGCGCGACACGGCCGAGTGTCGCCAGGTGGCCTACGCCGTGGCCCACTCACCGCTGGTGAAGACTGCGTTTTTCGCCTCCGACCCCAACTGGGGACGCATCCTGGCGGCGGTGGGGCGTGCTGGGCTGGACGGGCTCGACGTGGACAAGGTCACCCTCCATCTGGGTGATGTATGTATCGCTAGAGGCGGCGGCCGCGCCGCCGACTATACCGAGGCGGCCGGTCAGGCGGTGATGCGCGAAGCGGAGATCACCATTACCATTGCACTGGGACGGGGCAGTGCCGAGGCCCGGGTGTGGACCACCGACCTGTCCTACGATTACGTCAAGATCAACGCCGAATACAGAACCTGATTGTAGGGTGCGCACCGCGCACCATTCATTGTCTGATTGGTACTATCCCCGACGTTGCGGCGCGCTATGCGCACCCTACGACGCCCGGCGGACAATAAAAAACCCGCCGCGGCGGGTTTTTTATTGCGATCAAGCGGCTTGATTACTTGATCTTGGCTTCCTTATACATCACATGTTTGCGCACCACGGGATCGAACTTCTTGATCTCCATCTTTTCAGGCATATTGCGCTTGTTTTTGTCGGTGGTGTAGAAGTGACCGGTGCCGGCAGAGGACACCAGTCGGATCTTTTCACGTGCACTCTTCGCCATGATTCTGTCTCCTTAAATCTTTTCGCCGCGGGCACGGATCTCGGCCAGCACGCTATCGATGCCGCGTTTGTCGATGATGCGCATCCCGTGCGACGAAACACGCAGTTTCACCCAACGCTTTTCGCCCTCCACCCAGAAACGGTGGCTGTGAAGGTTGGGCAGAAAACGGCGCTTGGTCTTGTTGTTGGCGTGGGAGACGTTGTTCCCGACCATCGGGCGCTTGCCCGTAACCTGACATACTCTCGACATGAGTCTTTCTCCAAAATGAATTCTTTTGACGCTGCTGCGGCGCAGGAAGGGCGAATTTATACCAGATTCAGGGGGGTGGTTTCAAGTAAAAAGCTGTTTTGGCAGGAAAATAATTCCCCGCAGGGCACACGTCCGAGGCGATACACTGCCAAAACAAGCGCTTAACCCGCGTTCGTCAGAGCAGGCCGTTTTCGGCAAACGAGGTCAGCTCCCCGTCGCCGACCACGAAATGATCCAGCAGGCGGATGTCCACCAGCCCCAGGGCCTCTTGCAGGCGGCGGGTGATCTGGCGGTCGGCCTGGCTGGGTTCGGCGATGCCGGAGGGGTGATTGTGGGCCAGGATCACCGCCGCGGCATTGTGGTGCAGGGCGCGCTTGACCACCTCGCGGGGATAGACACTGGCACCGTCAATGGTACCGACGAACAGTTCTTCGAAATGAATCACCCGATGGCGGTTGTCCAGGAACAGACCGGCGAATACCTCATGGGGGTAATCGCGCAGCCGGGCGCAGAGAAAGCGACGCGTGTCGTGTGGGCTGGTGAGGGCGTCGCCGCGGCGCAGCCGTTCGTCCAGGTGGCGCCGGCCCATCTCCAGGGTGGCCTGCAGTTGTACGAATTTGGCTGTGCCCAGGCCCTTGGCGCGGCAGAAGCTTGCTTGGTTGGCCTCGAGCAGGGCGCGCAGACCGCCGAATTCGTCCAACAGCTCGCGCGCCAGGTCCACGGCGGTCTTGCCGGGAATGCCGGTGCGCAGGAAGATGGCCAGCAGTTCCGCGTCCGACAAGGCCGCCGGGCCCCGTTGTACGAGCTTTTCACGCGGCCGCTCGTCCGCCGGCCAATCGGTAATCGCCATGTGCCTACACCTCCCTCGAATCGACTGTTTTGCTTCGATTTATCCCCCCGACAATGGTATGTTATCCCCCTCGAAGCAATCATGCCATGAGGAGTTGAATTTGCCGTCAGTCACGGGCATCGGCGGGCGTCGCATCGTTGTCGGTATCAGCGGCGGTATCGCCGCCTACAAGAGCGCCGAACTGGTCAGGCGCCTGCGCCAGGCGGGGGCCGAGGTGCGTGTGGTGATGACGCCGGCGGCGCAGCAATTCATTACGCCCTTAACCCTGCAGGCCCTGTCAGGCAATCCGGTGCACCTTGATCTGCTCGATTCCAATGCCGAGGCGGCCATGGGCCACATCGAACTGGCGCGTTGGGCCGATGCGGTACTGGTCGCCCCGGCCAGCGCCCATGTCATCGCCCGCCTGGCCCAGGGGCTGGCGGACGATCTGCTCACCACCTTGTGCTTGGCCACCGAGGCGCCCCTGCTGCTGGCGCCTGCCATGAACCGCTTGATGTGGGCCCATCCGGCCACACAGCAGAACAGCCGCACCCTGGAACAGCGCGGCGTCACCCTGCTGGGTCCGGCGGCAGGCGAGCAGGCCTGTGGCGAAACCGGCGTCGGCCGCATGCTGGAGGTGGAAGAATTGCTACAGGCCCTGGATGGGCATTGGCGCCAAGGCCCGCTGGCCGATTGCCGCGTGTTGGTCACGGCCGGGCCCACCCGGGAGGCGATTGACCCGGTGCGCTATATCAGCAATCACAGTTCCGGCAAAATGGGGTATGCCGTGGCCGCCGCCGCCGCGGCGGCCGGCGCCGAGGTGGTCCTGGTCAGCGGCCCGACGGCGCTGGACTGTCCGCGCGGCGTGCGTCGTCATGAGGTTGAAACCGCCGCCGAGATGCTGCAGGCGGTGCAGGCCCGTGTTGGCGACTGTCAGATCTTTATCGCCGCCGCCGCGGTGGCCGATTATCGCGCGCAGCAGGCGCAGGCCGCTAAACTTAAAAAGGGCGCCGCCGAATGGATGCTGCCGCTGGCGCCCACTGAGGATATCCTGGCCACGGTGGCGGCGTCCGCGTCTGCCCCGTTTTGCGTGGGCTTTGCCGCGGAAACCGACGAGCTCGAGGCCCATGCCCGTGACAAGCTGCAACGCAAGCGCTTGGATATCATCGCTGCCAATCAAGTGGGGGGCGGGCTGGGTTTCAATGCCGACGATAACGCCCTGACGCTGTTCTGGCAGGGCGGCAAACACGACATTGCGCGGGCCGACAAGACCGTTGTGGCGCGTGAATTAATCGCTATTATCGCTGAGAGGTATCATGCAAAAAGTGCAAGTCAAAATTCTTGATGACCGGATCGGTACGGAATTTCCGCTGCCCCATTACGCCACCCACGGTGCGGCGGGCATGGATCTGCGTGCCTGTCTGGACCAACCCATCACCCTCGCGCCCGGCGAGACGCAGCTCATCCCCACCGGTATCGCCCTTCATCTGGGTGACCCGCAGCTGGCGGCGATGATTCTGCCTCGTTCCGGCCTGGGCCACAAACACGGTATCGTGCTGGGCAACCTGGTCGGACTGATCGATTCCGATTATCAGGGCCAGCTGTTCGTCTCATGTTGGAATCGTGGCAAGGAGGTCTTTGAAGTCAAGGTCGGCGAACGCATCGCGCAACTGGTCTTCGTGCCGGTGGTGCAGGCCGAATTCGACATCGTCGCCGAGTTCGAGGAAAGCCATCGTGGTGAGGGTGGCTTCGGTCATACCGGACGCCATTGAAGCGGCTGAGCTTGCATGCTGAATAAAAAGGAGCACGCCGTGGGGACAGGCCACACGGACGCCAAGCAGGGTTCCCTGTTGTCCATGACCGTCAAGGCCTATCTGGGCGGCATCATCGCCCTGTTCGTGTTGGCGGCGGCGGCCTATCTGGTCATCGATGCCTTGGAAAAGAAGGAAATCGCCAGGCACGCCGAGAGTGTCAAGGAACGCCTGCACAACGATATCAAGGTACTGCTCAAGCATTACGAAGAGCGCGTCAATCTGCTGGCCGCCGACCCCAACTTGGTCGAGTTGGTCAACTACCCCTCCAGTCGCGAAGTGCGCCAAGTCGATCTGGCCGAAATGATTGACGCGCAAACGGTCATGCTGTTCGCCCGCGGTGAGGAGAAGGGCCTGGCGGGACCGCACCCGCTGCTGAGTTTTTCCGAATTGGATTTAATCTACGAGGCAGAGAAGGGGCGCGAGCCGCGCATTGAGTATCACAAGTTGCGAGACGGCGACAGTCACCTGGATTTGGTGCGTCCCTTCAAGCAGGGCGATGCCGTGGTCGGTTTTGTGCTGGTGCGCTTTGACGGCGCGGCGTTTAACGCTGCGGTAAAGCGTTTGACCGTGCCCCAGGCACGCTTGGAACTGAGTCAGATGTTGAGCGACGGGTCGGTGGAGACCTTTCTCAGCTGGGGCGATGCGGCGATTAAGTCAGAAGGACAGCTCAACAGCGCCACGTTTGGCGCCGCCGACTGGCGGCTGTCCTATTGGGAAGTACCCAACGGTTGGCAAATCCTGGGCATGGATTGGCGCAGTTTTTATTGGCTCACCTTTATTGAGATTGTCGCCGTATTGGCCCTGATGATGGCCGTGTTCCGGCGCATGATGGACCGCGCCATGATCGCCAGTGCGAATGTGCTGTTCGGCTACGTGCGCGACCGCCTCAACGGCAAATGGATGGGCAAGAACTATGTCACCTCCTTGAGTGAACTGCAGCCGACCTTGAACAATTTGCAGAACCTGAACTGGTCCGCCGCCGTTGCCGCGGCGCCGCCCGAGGCCGAGGTGGCACCGGCGCCGGCGGCGCCCAAGCGCAGTGCCGCCGAGGCGTCGGAACAGGGGCGCAAGGAATTCGAGCGTGCCTATGTGGACATCCTCTATCAGAAAGGCAGCATCAATATCGAAGAGCATGAGGTG of Candidatus Tenderia electrophaga contains these proteins:
- a CDS encoding UDP-3-O-[3-hydroxymyristoyl] N-acetylglucosamine deacetylase encodes the protein MIKQRTLKNVIRATGVGLHTGEKIYLTLRPAPADAGIVFRRVDLDPAVEIPARAENVGDTRLSTTLIQDGVRISTVEHLLSAMAGLGIDNAIIDLSAPEVPIMDGSAGPFVFLLQSAGVQEQDAPKRFIRIKRPVLVEDDDKWAKFEPFDGFKVSFSIDFDHPAFHGRAKQATIDFSTTSFVKEVSRARTFGFMRDIEALRANNLALGGSMENAIVVDDYRILNDDGLRYEDEFVKHKVLDAIGDLYLLGRSLIGAFSGHKSGHALNNQLLRTLMAQEDAWELVTFEDGEQAPISFMQPLLAT
- the secA gene encoding preprotein translocase subunit SecA (functions in protein export; can interact with acidic membrane phospholipids and the SecYEG protein complex; binds to preproteins; binds to ATP and undergoes a conformational change to promote membrane insertion of SecA/bound preprotein; ATP hydrolysis appears to drive release of the preprotein from SecA and deinsertion of SecA from the membrane; additional proteins SecD/F/YajC aid SecA recycling; exists in an equilibrium between monomers and dimers; may possibly form higher order oligomers; proteins in this cluster correspond SecA1; SecA2 is not essential and seems to play a role in secretion of a subset of proteins); the protein is MVTKLLKKVFGSRNERLLKRMQKVVLQVNALEDGIAALADDELKAKSAEFRQRLADGTNLEAILPEAFAVVREAGKRALGMRHYDVQLIGAMVLNEGNIAEMRTGEGKTLVATLAVYLNALEGKGVHVITVNDYLAQRDAKWMGQVYEFLGMTVGVILSGQDTEAKRAAYAADITYGTNNEYGFDYLRDNMAFRVTDKVQRELNFAVVDEVDSILIDEARTPLIISGPTDDNSELYVKMNTLIPNLVKQEEEEGPGDYSVDEKAKQVFLTEEGHQKVEEMLLQNDLLQEGESLYDAANIALMHHLNAALRAHALFQRDVDYIVQNGEIVIVDEFTGRTMPGRRWSDGLHQAIEAKEGVKIQNENQTLASITFQNYFRLYNKLAGMTGTADTEAYEFQEIYGLEVVVIPPNKPTQRNDMGDLVYLNQQDKFNAILEDIKDCHGRGQPVLVGTTSIEVSELLSGVLSKSKIKHEVLNAKQHAREAEIVAQAGSPAAVTIATNMAGRGTDIVLGGSLDVELEKVDAGDEVAVKRIRSEWQQRHDQVLEAGGLHIIGTERHESRRIDNQLRGRSGRQGDPGSSRFYLSLQDNLMRIFASDRVSSIMQKLGMEEGEAIEHPWVSKAIENAQRKVEGHNFDIRKQLLEYDDVANDQRKVIYEQRNELMASDDISDAIKGIRHDVVNEVISSFVPPQSLEEQWDVPGLEQALEHEFGQRMPIQQWLDEDDELHEETLRQRILDEIEAAYQKKEEQAGSEVLRHFEKAVMLQVLDTQWKDHLAAMDYLRQGIHLRGYAQKNPKQEYKREAFEMFTQLLERIKHEVVSIISKVQVQTQADVEAVDEQRRSQGKMQFQHAQASALPDADVEADQGEHPEPFVREGRKVGRNEPCPCGSGKKYKQCHGRLS
- the argJ gene encoding ornithine acetyltransferase (bifunctional arginine biosynthesis protein ArgJ; functions at the 1st and 5th steps in arginine biosynthesis; involved in synthesis of acetylglutamate from glutamate and acetyl-CoA and ornithine by transacetylation between acetylornithine and glutmate), which translates into the protein MPVGLSGLPELLPVSGVRWGVAEAAIKRPGRNDVALMEIAPDSSAAAVYTRNAFCAAPVSVAKRHGAAQATRYLLINSGNANAGTGAPGLQAALDSCRAVAELGHCQPEAVLPFSTGVIGEPLPLERIRRALPQALAGLSEQGWEAAARAIMTTDIVPKGISKQLVLNGKRVTITGIAKGSGMIRPDMATMLAYLATDAGVAQALLQQTLRQAADRSFNSITVDGDTSTNDACVLVATGQAGVTFASETDAGFAEFDAAVTQVCQALAQAIVRDGEGATKFITIDVQGGRDTAECRQVAYAVAHSPLVKTAFFASDPNWGRILAAVGRAGLDGLDVDKVTLHLGDVCIARGGGRAADYTEAAGQAVMREAEITITIALGRGSAEARVWTTDLSYDYVKINAEYRT
- the rpmG gene encoding 50S ribosomal protein L33 (in Escherichia coli BM108, a mutation that results in lack of L33 synthesis had no effect on ribosome synthesis or function; there are paralogous genes in several bacterial genomes, and a CXXC motif for zinc binding and an upstream regulation region of the paralog lacking this motif that are regulated by zinc similar to other ribosomal proteins like L31; the proteins in this group lack the CXXC motif), yielding MAKSAREKIRLVSSAGTGHFYTTDKNKRNMPEKMEIKKFDPVVRKHVMYKEAKIK
- the rpmB gene encoding 50S ribosomal protein L28 (required for 70S ribosome assembly), whose amino-acid sequence is MSRVCQVTGKRPMVGNNVSHANNKTKRRFLPNLHSHRFWVEGEKRWVKLRVSSHGMRIIDKRGIDSVLAEIRARGEKI
- a CDS encoding phosphopantothenoylcysteine decarboxylase, giving the protein MGGRRIVVGISGGIAAYKSAELVRRLRQAGAEVRVVMTPAAQQFITPLTLQALSGNPVHLDLLDSNAEAAMGHIELARWADAVLVAPASAHVIARLAQGLADDLLTTLCLATEAPLLLAPAMNRLMWAHPATQQNSRTLEQRGVTLLGPAAGEQACGETGVGRMLEVEELLQALDGHWRQGPLADCRVLVTAGPTREAIDPVRYISNHSSGKMGYAVAAAAAAAGAEVVLVSGPTALDCPRGVRRHEVETAAEMLQAVQARVGDCQIFIAAAAVADYRAQQAQAAKLKKGAAEWMLPLAPTEDILATVAASASAPFCVGFAAETDELEAHARDKLQRKRLDIIAANQVGGGLGFNADDNALTLFWQGGKHDIARADKTVVARELIAIIAERYHAKSASQNS
- a CDS encoding deoxyuridine 5'-triphosphate nucleotidohydrolase (catalyzes the formation of dUMP from dUTP) is translated as MQKVQVKILDDRIGTEFPLPHYATHGAAGMDLRACLDQPITLAPGETQLIPTGIALHLGDPQLAAMILPRSGLGHKHGIVLGNLVGLIDSDYQGQLFVSCWNRGKEVFEVKVGERIAQLVFVPVVQAEFDIVAEFEESHRGEGGFGHTGRH